From one Liolophura sinensis isolate JHLJ2023 chromosome 10, CUHK_Ljap_v2, whole genome shotgun sequence genomic stretch:
- the LOC135476373 gene encoding uncharacterized protein LOC135476373 codes for MFTASGAMSLASCRRWRRRSGLIFLLSVGASCLWVSLFLPGNHSFGHRLFPLTNLLRGFSRAYDNVNGNVDHFGSLDTKNGRFRWFGHLPGQTNSSEGESNFEVDDYDMGNYDDVVSPVNPSLAEEMLYYPNETHTAKVLILSPIHNVEKLLPHYADMLRSLTYPRQLISVGLGEDSSRDKTMNVAKQIARELSRHFSKVLAIHLNITGGIHGDWETIHDRNTQLSRRSHLAEARNLLLKASLRDEDWVLWVDSDVGSMPPDIIQQLLSAHKDIVVPSCVMRDPESGHTRIYDKNTWRETKQSLKRQMSLPPEDLVLEGYGPSYRIWLSNLRNEGRVVPLDGVGGCTLLIRADCHRKGLVFPNHVYNHHIETEGLAKMAKDMKFGVYGMPFVEVMHL; via the coding sequence ATGTTTACTGCATCAGGCGCCATGTCATTGGCTTCCTGTCGGCGGTGGAGGCGAAGATCAGGACTGATTTTTCTGTTGTCTGTGGGTGCATCATGCCTGTGGGTGTCTCTCTTCCTTCCCGGTAATCATTCCTTTGGACACCGTCTGTTTCCGCTGACGAATTTACTTCGCGGATTTTCGCGAGCTTACGATAACGTTAACGGGAATGTTGACCACTTTGGGTCTTTGGACACTAAGAATGGCCGCTTTCGGTGGTTTGGACACCTGCCTGGACAAACGAATTCCTCTGAAGGTGAGTCTAATTTTGAAGTTGATGACTACGACATGGGTAACTATGACGACGTTGTCTCGCCTGTCAACCCTTCTCTGGCAGAGGAAATGTTGTACTACCCAAATGAGACTCACACTGCTAAAGTGCTCATACTAAGCCCAATACACAATGTTGAAAAACTGTTACCGCATTACGCGGACATGCTGAGGTCGCTGACATACCCTCGACAGCTGATTTCCGTGGGGTTAGGCGAGGACAGCAGCAGAGATAAGACGATGAACGTCGCGAAACAAATCGCACGGGAACTCTCCAGACATTTCTCGAAGGTTTTGGCCATTCACTTGAACATTACGGGAGGTATACACGGAGACTGGGAGACCATACATGATCGCAACACCCAGCTGTCACGCAGGAGTCACCTTGCTGAAGCCCGTAACCTTCTCCTGAAGGCCAGTCTGAGGGACGAGGACTGGGTGTTATGGGTGGATAGTGACGTGGGCTCAATGCCGCCTGACATTATACAGCAGCTCCTCTCTGCTCACAAAGATATCGTCGTGCCTTCTTGCGTTATGAGAGACCCGGAGAGTGGTCACACGCGAATCTACGACAAAAACACCTGGCGAGAGACAAAGCAGTCTCTAAAGAGGCAAATGTCTCTCCCACCGGAGGATCTTGTGCTCGAAGGCTATGGTCCTTCCTACCGAATATGGCTGTCCAATCTGCGCAACGAAGGCCGAGTTGTCCCCCTTGATGGTGTAGGTGGCTGCACGTTGTTGATTAGAGCAGACTGTCATCGCAAAGGACTGGTGTTTCCAAATCATGTGTACAATCACCACATAGAGACCGAGGGCCTGGCGAAAATGGCTAAGGATATGAAGTTTGGCGTTTATGGGATGCCATTTGTTGAAGTGATGCATTTATAA
- the LOC135477034 gene encoding uncharacterized protein LOC135477034, whose product MSAHAGRRIHKSYKKTMLCGLMLFVLLWISFFVYAVVWKPQWLLEGRAVPTRQPFSWQVAEAKNSQRIHVTLNEISAAGYDIVLPVSQVHMAAMLKYPTDMKFMDKVLVLTPVHNAADHLEHFSEILMTLTYPRPLLSLALGEDSSTDETMPAAVAIHEKLSQRFRRVSIIRLNLSGQLHGNVRTKHDEGVQYSRRTHLARARNMLLKSALSDEKWVLWIDSDVKVIPSNLVEQLLSAEKDVVVPLCVRNDPYHHIKKVYDKNTWRETETSLRQQRESPADKLFLEGYGPSNRIYLNSLRPEGRVVPLDGVGACSLLVRADCHREGLIFPDFIYDHHVETEGLAKMARDKGYGVFGMPFVEVVHV is encoded by the coding sequence ATGTCGGCACATGCAGGGAGGAGGATACACAAAAGCTACAAAAAGACTATGCTTTGTGGATTAATGTTATTTGTGTTGCTGTGGATTTCCTTCTTTGTTTACGCTGTGGTATGGAAACCGCAATGGTTGCTGGAGGGACGAGCAGTACCGACTCGCCAACCATTCTCATGGCAGGTAGCAGAAGCTAAAAACAGCCAGCGTATCCATGTGACACTGAACGAGATTAGCGCAGCCGGATATGACATAGTCTTGCCAGTGTCGCAGGTCCATATGGCGGCCATGTTGAAATATCCCACGGATATGAAGTTCATGGATAAAGTATTAGTGCTGACCCCGGTTCACAACGCCGCAGATCATCTGGAACATTTTTCGGAGATTCTTATGACGTTAACTTATCCTCGACCGCTTTTGTCATTGGCCCTGGGAGAAGACAGTAGTACAGATGAGACTATGCCAGCCGCAGTGGCCATTCATGAGAAATTGTCACAGCGCTTCCGGCGTGTGAGTATCATTAGGTTAAATTTATCCGGACAGTTACACGGAAACGTCCGGACGAAACATGATGAGGGCGTGCAGTACAGTCGCCGGACTCACCTCGCTAGGGCTAGGAATATGCTGTTAAAATCTGCTCTTAGTGACGAGAAATGGGTGTTGTGGATTGATAGCGACGTCAAAGTCATCCCGTCAAATCTGGTCGAGCAGCTCCTATCGGCCGAGAAAGATGTCGTCGTACCGCTATGCGTCCGCAACGACCCGTACCATCACATCAAAAAAGTGTACGATAAAAACACGTGGAGAGAAACAGAAACATCGCTGAGGCAGCAACGTGAATCACCCGCTGATAAGCTGTTTTTAGAAGGTTACGGACCTTCGAACAGAATCTACCTAAACTCGCTTAGACCGGAAGGTAGGGTTGTCCCGCTAGATGGCGTCGGAGCGTGCAGCTTGCTCGTGCGCGCTGACTGCCATCGTGAGGGACTAATATTCCCTGACTTCATCTACGATCATCACGTAGAAACGGAAGGACTGGCTAAAATGGCCAGAGATAAAGGATACGGAGTGTTTGGAATGCCTTTTGTagaagttgtacatgtatga